The Paenibacillus sp. FSL R7-0345 DNA segment ACAGTAACAGTGCATAGGGCGGTATCTATTATGAAACTGAGGGGATGATAGTATTATGTTGGCTTTTCTACAGAAGTTAGGCAAGTCTTTGATGCTTCCGGTTGCGACAATGCCGGCGGCTGCAATTCTGCAGGGGTTCGGGCTGATTAATTATGAAAAGGATCTGCATCTGGGCAGCGCGGTCGGAGGGTTTCTGAACCAGTATGTAGCTCCTTTCCTGAATGCGGGTGCGAATGCGATCTTTGGAAATCTGGCGCTGATCTTCGCAATCGGGGTGGCGATCGGTTTTGCCGGCGACGCAGTTGCTGCACTATCCGCGCTTATAGCCTACATGGTGCTTCAAAATGTACTGGAAATTGTGCCCTTGCAGTTCTCCTTTATTAACGATGATGTAGTGCTGAACATGGGCGTGCTTGGCGGGATTTTTGCCGGAGCATGGGCTGCATTCCTGTATAAGAAATACCACAATATCAAAATGCCTGACTGGCTCGGCTTCTTCGCCGGTAAGCGGTTTGTGCCGATTATTACTGCAGCTTCCATGATGGTGCTCGCTGTATTCATCGGAATGGTCTGGAGCCCTATACAGGATGTAATAAGCGATTTCGGGAACTGGGTGGTCGGCCTTGGCGCAATTGGCGCATTTGTCTTTGGTACGGCGAACCGTCTGCTGATTCCGATCGGGCTGCATCACGTCATTAACACGATTGCCTGGTTCCAGATTGGTGACTTCACCAATGCGGCAGGCGAAATTGTGCACGGTGACCTTACCCGCTTCTTTGCCGGAGATAAAACGGCCGGTATGTTCATGACAGGCTTTTTCCCGATTATGATGTTCGCCCTTCCGGGTGCGGCATTAGCCTTCATTCATACAGCTAAGCCGGATAAGCGCAAGCTCGTTGCTTCTATCTTTATCGGTTCGGCAATCGCATCCTTCCTGACAGGGATTACCGAGCCGCTTGAATTCTCGTTCATGTTCGTTGCACCGGTACTGTATGTAGTGCATGCAGTATTGACGGGTCTTGCCGGATTGCTGATGTATGTACTTGATGTGAAGCTTGGTTTCGGTTTCTCGGCCGGTCTGATTGACTATCTGGTGAACCTGAAGTCGTCCACAAATGCCTGGATTCTAATTCCGGTAGGGCTTGCCTTCTTCGTCCTTTATTATGTATTGTTCCGCTTCATTATCGTGAAGTTTAATCTGAAGACACCGGGGCGGGAAGATGATGTTGAAGATGACCTGCAGGAGGTTGCTGTTGGAAAAGGTACTGTATCGGCATCCTCCAGAGCAGCAAAGATTCTGGAGAATATCGGCGGACCTGCAAACATCCGTACTATAGATGCCTGTATTACCCGGCTGCGGCTGAATGTAGCCGATGATAAAGCGGTTAAGGATGCGGCGCTGAAGCAGCTTGGAGCTTCCGGGGTTATGCGGCTCGGACAGGGCGCGGTACAAATCGTATTCGGCCCGCAATCGGAGCAGATTAAGGATGATATTAAAAAGCTGATGTAACGGTGTATAGAACGTTTATAATGGCAGTAGAGCAGGGCAGATGAAAAATCTGACCCTGCTTTTTTGTCAGAACTATTGCAATATTCATAATACCGAGTGTAATACTTGGTATTATACGGGTTAAGGAGTCGGTACACAGGGTTCCTGGATAGTTCAACACACAAATAATCGCCCTTTTGAGCCGGAATCCGGTTCAAAAAGGGCGATTATCTGCATACAGGGCGGCGGTCACTGCTTCACTCCCAGCTCAATCCATTCCGAAGACCAGCTGCTGATCTCACCAAGAATAGGAGCAAGGGCGTTGCCTTTGGCAGTGAGGGAATATTCAATACGCACCGGCATTTCAGGATATACGGTCCGCTGGATAATACCCTCGTTCTCCATTTCCTTTAGCCGGTCGGATAATACTTTACCGCTAAGATTGGCCAGGCAGCCTTCAATCTCACCAAACCGGCGGGGGCCCTGCATCAGGACAAAAACAATCAGGGCGACCCAGCGTTTGCTGAGCACATCTACCGCTTTTTCGAAGCGGGGACACATCTCAAACTCATTCATTTTGTTCACCTCTGCATTCATTATATCATAAACTTACAATAAGTAATTATAAATATTTAAATATATATTATAACTTGACGAACTTATATTACAATGATAAACTAACTTACAAATAGTTACTACTGAAAATTTTAATAATTAAATTTTAGGACGGTGCACTCATGATTAAACCGGATATCATTTCTATATTGCAGAATA contains these protein-coding regions:
- the nagE gene encoding N-acetylglucosamine-specific PTS transporter subunit IIBC, coding for MLAFLQKLGKSLMLPVATMPAAAILQGFGLINYEKDLHLGSAVGGFLNQYVAPFLNAGANAIFGNLALIFAIGVAIGFAGDAVAALSALIAYMVLQNVLEIVPLQFSFINDDVVLNMGVLGGIFAGAWAAFLYKKYHNIKMPDWLGFFAGKRFVPIITAASMMVLAVFIGMVWSPIQDVISDFGNWVVGLGAIGAFVFGTANRLLIPIGLHHVINTIAWFQIGDFTNAAGEIVHGDLTRFFAGDKTAGMFMTGFFPIMMFALPGAALAFIHTAKPDKRKLVASIFIGSAIASFLTGITEPLEFSFMFVAPVLYVVHAVLTGLAGLLMYVLDVKLGFGFSAGLIDYLVNLKSSTNAWILIPVGLAFFVLYYVLFRFIIVKFNLKTPGREDDVEDDLQEVAVGKGTVSASSRAAKILENIGGPANIRTIDACITRLRLNVADDKAVKDAALKQLGASGVMRLGQGAVQIVFGPQSEQIKDDIKKLM
- a CDS encoding helix-turn-helix domain-containing protein yields the protein MNEFEMCPRFEKAVDVLSKRWVALIVFVLMQGPRRFGEIEGCLANLSGKVLSDRLKEMENEGIIQRTVYPEMPVRIEYSLTAKGNALAPILGEISSWSSEWIELGVKQ